In Acidimicrobiia bacterium, the DNA window GCGGACGAAGCCGCATGTGAATGTGGGGACGATGGGTCATATTGATCATGGGAAGACGACGTTGACGGCTGCGATTACGAAGGTGTTGGCGGAGGCGGGGTCGGGGTCGACTCGGTTTAC includes these proteins:
- a CDS encoding GTP-binding protein; the encoded protein is MGKEKFERTKPHVNVGTMGHIDHGKTTLTAAITKVLAEAGSGSTRFT